The proteins below come from a single Aegilops tauschii subsp. strangulata cultivar AL8/78 chromosome 6, Aet v6.0, whole genome shotgun sequence genomic window:
- the LOC109781866 gene encoding gamma-glutamyl peptidase 5 encodes MTVAAAGAGRRYALLLAVNDSDYARKAHGGYRNVFFRALRSGEPDEAWDCYRVIDGEFPAAEDLGLYDGFVVSGSPHDAHGDGAPCWVRRLCLLLRTVHAMGKRVLGVCFGHQALCRALGGRIGRSPSGWDVGVKEVTFVDDLEWPFEFLPVEPPRSASIIEVHQDEVWEVPPGGKVLAYSNKTRVEMFAVGDNALGIQGHPEYTNDILLNLTNRLVNNSTIDGCVGEDARRTAESGEPDREFWTGLCKAFLRGSGCTGGGGAPRPPPQGPAPELSCSHQVAHFPATASPIGL; translated from the exons atgacggtggcggcggcgggcgcgggcaGGCGTTACGCGCTGTTGCTGGCGGTGAACGACTCGGACTACGCCAGGAAGGCGCACGGCGGGTACCGGAACGTGTTCTTCCGCGCCCTCCGCTCCGGCGAACCCGACGAGGCGTGGGACTGCTACCGCGTAATCGACGGCGAGTTCCCGGCAGCGGAGGATCTGGGCCTGTACGACGGCTTCGTGGTGAGCGGCAGCCCGCACGACGCCCACGGCGACGGCGCCCCGTGCTGGGTCCGccgcctctgcctcctcctccggacCGTCCACGCCATGGGGAAGCGCGTCCTCGGCGTCTGCTTCGGCCACCAGGCCCTGTGCCGCGCGCTGGGCGGGAGGATCGGGAGATCGCCCAGCGGCTGGGACGTCGGGGTGAAGGAGGTGACCTTCGTGGACGATCTGGAATGGCCGTTCGAGTTCTTGCCCGTGGAGCCACCCCGGAGCGCCTCCATCATCGAGGTTCACCAAGATGAG GTGTGGGAGGTACCGCCCGGTGGTAAGGTGCTGGCCTACTCCAACAAGACGCGCGTGGAGATGTTCGCCGTCGGCGACAACGCCCTCGGCATCCAGGGCCACCCGGAGTACACCAACGACATCCTACTCAACCTCACCAACCGCCTCGTCAACAACAGCACCATCGACGGGTGCGTGGGCGAGGACGCGCGGAGGACGGCGGAGAGCGGCGAGCCGGACCGCGAGTTCTGGACGGGGCTCTGCAAGGCCTTCCTGAGGGGCTCAGGGtgcaccggcggcggcggcgcccccAGGCCGCCGCCGCAGGGACCGGCGCCGGAGCTTAGCTGCAGCCACCAGGTCGCTCACTTCCCTGCCACCGCCTCCCCCATTGGCTTGTAG
- the LOC109781867 gene encoding uncharacterized protein codes for MGGSRALSLSSLCAASLAAAAAAATRSPLLSPHHRARHLRPRLAAAMSSSSSPAPAPGSDPAAPAASSASSAIDFLTLCYRLKTTKRAGWVRRGVPGPESVADHMYRMGVMALVAADLPAGVNRDRCVKMAIVHDIAEAIVGDITPADGVPKEEKSRREKEALDHMCALLGGGSRADEIRELWMEYENNATLEAKVVKDFDKVEMILQALEYEKEQGRDLEEFFQSTAGKFQTGVGKAWAAEVASRRK; via the exons ATGGGTGGGAGCCGAGCCCTTTCCCTCTCCTCCCTTTGCGccgcctccctcgccgccgccgccgccgccgcgaccaggtcccccctcctctccccccaccaccgcgcgcgccacctccggccccgcctcgccgccgccatgtcgtcctcctcctcgcccgcCCCGGCCCCTGGGTCCGACCCCGCGGCCCCGGCGGCGTCCTCGGCGTCCTCCGCCATCGACTTCCTCACGCTCTGCTACCGCCTCAAG ACGACGAAGAGGGCGGGGTGGGTGAGGCGCGGGGTGCCGGGTCCCGAGTCGGTGGCCGACCACATGTACCGGATGGGAGTCATGGCGCTCGTCGCCGCCGACCTTCCGGCCGGCGTCAACCGCGACAG GTGTGTGAAAATGGCGATTGTGCATGACATAGCCGAAG CTATTGTTGGCGATATCACCCCTGCTGATGGTGTGCCCAAGGAAGAGAAGAGCCGTAGGGAGAAGGAAGCTTTGGACCATATGTGCGCATTGCTTGGTGGAGGTTCAAGAG CCGACGAAATTCGTGAACTTTGGATGGAGTATGAGAACAACGCCACTTTGGAAGCGAAGGTTGTTAAAGATTTTGACAAG GTTGAGATGATACTTCAAGCACTCGAATACGAAAAGG AGCAAGGGCGGGACCTAGAAGAGTTCTTCCAATCGACGGCAG GGAAATTCCAAACGGGCGTCGGAAAAGCATGGGCAGCAGAGGTTGCATCAAGAAGAAAGTGA